In Nitrospirota bacterium, a single window of DNA contains:
- the tuf gene encoding elongation factor Tu (EF-Tu; promotes GTP-dependent binding of aminoacyl-tRNA to the A-site of ribosomes during protein biosynthesis; when the tRNA anticodon matches the mRNA codon, GTP hydrolysis results; the inactive EF-Tu-GDP leaves the ribosome and release of GDP is promoted by elongation factor Ts; many prokaryotes have two copies of the gene encoding EF-Tu) — MSKAKFERKKPHINVGTIGHVDHGKTTLTAAITMLLHKRGLA; from the coding sequence ATGTCAAAGGCTAAGTTTGAGAGGAAGAAGCCGCACATAAACGTAGGTACTATAGGTCATGTAGATCATGGTAAGACTACACTGACGGCAGCGATAACGATGTTATTGCACAAGCGTGGACTGGCAG